In Providencia sneebia DSM 19967, one DNA window encodes the following:
- the treR gene encoding trehalose operon repressor TreR, with amino-acid sequence MIDQIDSDKKKLTINDIAKLCGVGKSTVSRVINNDPMVNEDTRKKVNEIIEKYQFTPSKSARAMRGYSNRSFGIIMTRLDSYAENQAVSSMLPILYQNNIDPIILESQFKPEKVEEHLKMLEHQKVDGIILFAFSGIDANKLKSWQQKMIVIARPLAGFVSICHDDDRAIKYLMQYFHVEKGYHKINYIGIYTKDETTGLLRYNAYLNYCQQHNLIPHAQLGELNYQSGYLLTEEILTTSPQAILCATDSLAFGVQKYLSEKNITHIDVACVGRNDLLTFLFPQTTFYRLGFRESGKEAANTLIKMLKTKITPQNIIISSNDLN; translated from the coding sequence ATGATAGATCAAATTGATAGCGATAAAAAAAAGCTAACCATTAATGATATTGCAAAGTTATGTGGCGTTGGAAAATCTACAGTTTCTCGAGTCATTAATAACGATCCGATGGTCAATGAAGATACCCGTAAAAAGGTTAATGAAATCATTGAAAAATACCAATTTACGCCCTCAAAATCTGCACGTGCAATGCGCGGATATTCAAACCGTTCGTTCGGTATTATTATGACTCGATTAGATTCTTATGCAGAGAATCAAGCTGTTAGTTCTATGTTACCCATCTTATATCAAAATAATATCGACCCAATTATTTTAGAAAGCCAATTTAAGCCAGAAAAAGTTGAAGAACATTTAAAGATGCTAGAGCATCAGAAAGTTGATGGCATTATTTTATTTGCGTTCTCAGGAATAGATGCAAATAAACTCAAAAGCTGGCAACAAAAAATGATTGTCATTGCACGCCCTCTTGCAGGTTTTGTCTCAATTTGTCACGATGATGATCGGGCAATAAAATACCTCATGCAATATTTTCATGTTGAAAAAGGCTACCATAAAATAAATTACATCGGTATTTACACAAAGGATGAAACAACTGGGCTTCTTCGCTATAACGCATATTTAAATTACTGCCAACAACACAATTTAATCCCCCACGCTCAACTTGGTGAACTGAACTATCAAAGCGGTTATCTGCTCACTGAAGAAATATTAACAACTTCACCTCAAGCAATTTTATGTGCAACGGATTCATTAGCGTTTGGTGTTCAAAAATATCTATCAGAGAAAAACATTACTCATATTGATGTAGCGTGTGTTGGACGTAATGATTTGCTCACATTCCTCTTTCCACAAACAACCTTCTACCGATTAGGCTTTAGAGAAAGTGGAAAAGAAGCAGCTAATACTTTGATTAAAATGCTAAAAACAAAGATCACCCCACAAAATATTATTATCTCTAGTAACGATTTAAATTAG
- the treB gene encoding PTS trehalose transporter subunit IIBC codes for MPSAKDLRTIDELIALIGGKENITSVSHCLTRLRFVLSDPNNADVEKIQQLPFVKGCFNNAGQFQVIIGTNVDHYYNLLIQRLELKAKSKDEVKSDAKVNMTFWQRAISNLAEIFVPLLPILICGGLLLGLRNVIGEMPISDNKPLTYFYPWLKPIYDFLWLPCEAIFHFLPVTICWSSAKKMGGTPSLGIVLGITLVSPQLMNAYNLGVQIPDVWDFSLFTISKVGYQAQVIPSILAGLFLGWFETKLRRYIPDYLKLVIVPIVTLIISVFVAHVLLGPLGRGIGNGIADIIKLLMLGDFAPLGSAIFGFLYSPMVITGLHHTTLAIDMQMTQSYGGTPIWPIIALSNIAQASAVVGIIIVSRKKNEHEITIPAAISAYLGVTEPAMYGVNLKYGFPMLCAMVGSALAGLICGLNHVLSNGIGVGGLPGILSIQPTYWLIYLFAMFIAFAVPIGLTVLVYKYKEKKGTLLVN; via the coding sequence ATGCCCAGTGCTAAAGATTTGCGAACGATTGACGAGCTCATTGCACTCATTGGTGGTAAGGAGAATATCACCAGTGTTTCTCATTGTTTAACTCGGCTACGCTTCGTTCTTAGTGACCCTAATAATGCAGATGTTGAAAAAATACAGCAACTTCCATTTGTTAAAGGTTGTTTTAATAACGCAGGTCAATTCCAAGTCATCATTGGTACCAATGTTGATCACTATTATAATTTATTAATCCAGCGATTAGAGTTAAAAGCTAAAAGTAAAGATGAAGTTAAATCTGATGCCAAAGTTAATATGACTTTTTGGCAAAGAGCTATTTCAAATTTAGCTGAAATATTCGTCCCATTACTGCCAATTCTAATTTGCGGTGGTTTACTTTTAGGTTTAAGAAATGTGATTGGTGAAATGCCAATTTCAGATAATAAACCATTAACCTACTTTTATCCTTGGCTCAAACCTATTTATGATTTTCTTTGGTTGCCTTGTGAAGCTATATTCCACTTTTTACCTGTTACCATTTGTTGGTCTAGCGCCAAAAAAATGGGTGGAACACCATCACTTGGTATTGTGCTAGGAATAACATTAGTTTCACCACAATTAATGAATGCCTATAATTTAGGTGTACAAATACCTGATGTTTGGGATTTTAGCCTATTCACTATTTCTAAAGTCGGCTATCAAGCTCAAGTAATTCCATCTATATTAGCAGGTCTATTCCTCGGCTGGTTTGAAACTAAATTACGTCGCTATATTCCTGATTATTTAAAACTTGTGATTGTTCCTATTGTGACATTAATTATTTCTGTCTTTGTTGCACATGTTCTTTTAGGCCCACTAGGACGAGGTATTGGTAATGGTATTGCTGATATCATTAAATTATTAATGCTTGGTGATTTTGCGCCTCTTGGCTCAGCCATTTTTGGTTTCCTCTACTCACCAATGGTTATTACTGGCCTTCACCACACCACACTCGCAATTGATATGCAAATGACACAAAGTTATGGCGGAACACCAATATGGCCAATCATTGCGTTATCTAATATTGCACAAGCCTCTGCTGTTGTTGGCATTATTATTGTCAGTCGTAAGAAAAATGAGCATGAAATTACTATTCCTGCTGCAATATCAGCTTATTTAGGTGTAACAGAACCTGCCATGTATGGTGTTAATTTAAAATATGGTTTCCCTATGCTTTGCGCAATGGTTGGCTCAGCATTAGCAGGTTTAATTTGCGGTTTAAATCATGTTTTATCAAATGGAATTGGTGTTGGCGGATTACCGGGTATTTTATCTATACAACCAACTTATTGGCTAATTTACTTATTTGCCATGTTTATTGCTTTTGCGGTTCCTATCGGATTAACAGTGCTTGTTTACAAATATAAAGAGAAAAAAGGCACGTTACTGGTTAATTAA
- a CDS encoding glycoside hydrolase family 65 protein: MNYLVINFSDTHLSAIYNNNERHYPFHLFHQSYHDWLDVIKKINSDYLDIIGGVIKALPQHNNPDYNHYAPFSVKTSDGKVINLPNLFSELVNKPFVGEVSNELASQQAILQALKEKEEHFNWSIEYAGLSSGKEEYCHESLLTVANGYIGLRGTLPEMTISHDYYPATYIAGLYNQAESQIGDHNVVNEDFVNAPNGQFIALKIGQGDYLLPHNLTTLSLNRDLDLKTGVLTAKWVVQTKDGKQLIINSLKFANMADMSYYCIQYQFTPLNFSDEITVITKLEGDTYNSGVERYRSLNSHHYDVLSLTAEKNSANLQAQTLQSKIGISLSSHIQGDFFSPQDIVCTISDSVIEQSITFAATEGHSYTLEKCVAIETSTAYPDSWNKFVPREFPSLQSQLNASQNAWQTLWEKADIVVSGDLMTQKLLRLHTYHLLSSASPFSNEKNQLDVSVTARGLHGEAYRGHIFWDELFIFPFYIMHFPETARQLLLYRYHRLDAARLAAQAEGFQGAMFPWQSGLDGTEQTQVLHLNPLSGQWDPDHSCRQRHVSLAIAYNVWLYWCNTLDNAFMKDYGLELLSEITLFWISQSQWDNQDQRYHISGVMGPDEFHEKYANSTEGGLKDNAYTNIMVAWLFNEISRLYDQNSFTDALIDLGINSEVITKVKEIKTQLAITLNQDEVIEQFSGYFDLEDLDWDGYRQKYGNIYRMDRILRKENKSADDFKVAKQADTLMLFNNFDKDAIKSLIESLGHSVSEHFAEKNLHYYLERTSHGSTLSRIVHAYLAEQIQLHDLSWKLYQEALYSDYNDVQGGTTAEGIHTGVMAATLNTTIMAYAGVDIRSDLLHITPALPKQWQALSFTLSRRNALYQINITHEQITIICDKDNSLLINNKNYQLTANNSLTINLNRNNNNV; this comes from the coding sequence ATGAATTATTTAGTGATTAACTTCTCAGATACTCACTTATCTGCAATATATAACAATAATGAACGTCATTATCCGTTTCATTTATTTCATCAAAGTTATCATGATTGGTTAGATGTTATAAAAAAAATAAATAGTGATTATTTGGATATTATCGGTGGTGTTATCAAAGCACTTCCTCAACATAATAATCCTGATTATAATCACTATGCACCTTTCTCTGTGAAAACATCAGATGGGAAAGTAATTAATCTGCCGAATTTATTTAGTGAGTTAGTTAATAAACCATTTGTTGGGGAAGTCTCAAATGAATTAGCTTCTCAACAAGCTATTTTACAGGCATTAAAAGAGAAAGAAGAGCATTTTAATTGGTCAATTGAATATGCAGGTTTATCTTCAGGTAAAGAAGAATATTGTCATGAATCTTTATTAACCGTTGCTAACGGTTATATTGGGTTACGCGGCACGCTTCCTGAAATGACAATTAGCCATGATTATTATCCGGCAACTTATATTGCGGGATTATACAATCAAGCTGAATCTCAAATAGGCGATCACAATGTTGTTAATGAAGATTTCGTCAATGCACCTAATGGGCAATTTATTGCACTAAAAATAGGCCAAGGTGATTACCTTCTTCCCCATAATTTAACAACATTAAGTTTGAATCGCGATTTAGATTTAAAAACGGGCGTTTTAACGGCTAAATGGGTTGTTCAAACTAAAGATGGTAAACAACTGATTATTAACAGCCTTAAATTTGCCAATATGGCAGATATGTCTTATTACTGTATTCAGTATCAATTTACTCCACTGAACTTCTCAGATGAAATAACCGTCATTACAAAATTAGAAGGTGATACCTATAATTCAGGTGTTGAACGCTACAGAAGCTTAAACTCCCATCATTATGATGTATTATCATTAACTGCTGAGAAAAATAGTGCCAATCTTCAAGCCCAAACGCTTCAATCTAAAATTGGTATTAGCTTATCATCACATATTCAAGGTGATTTCTTCTCACCACAAGATATTGTTTGCACTATATCTGATTCAGTTATTGAGCAATCAATTACTTTTGCTGCCACCGAAGGCCACAGCTATACATTAGAAAAATGTGTCGCTATCGAAACATCAACAGCTTATCCTGATAGCTGGAATAAATTTGTCCCGCGTGAATTTCCTTCCTTACAATCTCAACTAAACGCCAGCCAAAATGCATGGCAAACATTGTGGGAAAAAGCAGATATTGTGGTATCAGGCGATTTGATGACACAAAAATTATTGCGCTTACACACCTACCATTTACTTTCATCTGCTTCACCATTTAGTAATGAAAAAAATCAGCTAGATGTTTCTGTGACAGCAAGAGGGCTACACGGAGAAGCTTACCGTGGCCATATTTTTTGGGATGAGCTCTTTATTTTTCCTTTTTATATCATGCATTTCCCAGAAACTGCTCGCCAGTTACTGCTTTATCGCTATCATCGCTTAGATGCCGCTAGGTTGGCAGCGCAAGCAGAAGGCTTTCAAGGTGCAATGTTCCCATGGCAATCCGGTCTTGATGGAACAGAGCAAACTCAAGTTTTACATTTAAACCCACTTTCAGGCCAATGGGATCCCGATCATAGCTGCCGCCAGCGCCATGTGTCTCTTGCGATTGCTTACAATGTTTGGCTTTACTGGTGCAATACGCTTGATAATGCGTTTATGAAAGATTATGGCCTGGAGCTTCTCAGCGAGATCACGCTATTTTGGATCAGCCAAAGCCAATGGGACAACCAAGATCAGCGTTACCATATCAGTGGCGTAATGGGACCTGATGAATTTCATGAGAAATATGCAAATTCAACAGAAGGTGGCTTAAAGGATAATGCTTACACCAATATTATGGTGGCTTGGCTCTTCAATGAAATTTCGCGCCTTTATGATCAAAATAGTTTTACTGATGCCTTAATCGACTTAGGTATCAATAGTGAAGTTATAACGAAAGTTAAAGAAATAAAAACACAATTAGCTATCACATTAAATCAAGATGAAGTGATTGAACAGTTTTCAGGTTATTTTGATCTCGAAGATCTTGATTGGGATGGTTATCGCCAAAAATATGGCAATATTTATCGAATGGATAGGATCCTTCGCAAAGAAAATAAATCAGCCGATGATTTTAAAGTTGCGAAACAGGCCGATACCTTAATGTTATTTAATAACTTTGATAAAGATGCCATAAAATCATTAATAGAATCATTAGGTCATTCTGTTTCAGAGCATTTTGCAGAAAAAAACCTGCATTATTATCTTGAGCGCACATCTCATGGTTCAACGCTTTCACGTATTGTCCATGCATATCTTGCTGAACAAATACAACTCCATGATTTATCATGGAAACTTTATCAAGAAGCGCTCTACTCAGATTATAATGATGTGCAAGGCGGGACAACTGCGGAAGGGATTCATACTGGTGTCATGGCTGCAACACTCAATACCACCATTATGGCTTATGCAGGTGTTGATATCCGAAGTGACCTTCTACATATAACGCCAGCTTTACCAAAACAATGGCAAGCACTTAGCTTTACATTATCTCGTCGTAATGCGCTATATCAAATCAATATCACGCATGAACAAATCACCATTATTTGTGATAAAGATAATTCATTATTAATTAATAATAAAAATTATCAACTCACAGCAAATAATTCTTTAACAATTAATTTAAATAGGAATAACAATAATGTTTAA
- a CDS encoding carbohydrate porin, translating to MKVKLLVTLVSLGMFLPIITQANTKSLTIEQRLEILEQRTLAAEKRAEIAEKKAEQLEKTLITNQTQAPTIASQPIATTNNTPQNIIETNSQYGKLKLYGDVEFNTDIASKKGQLTSLNTQSGKNKDFGDYDKWDINGRILIGLDGERVLANNNYAGFSVQPLANIDGKVGLDDAAFYFGKKDNWQIKLGRYEAYDMFPLNQDTLIEYSGNTANDIYSDGFGYIYMMKEGRGRTDSGGSMMFNTAYDNWYFETNFLIEDGTSIFDDGEYHGRSQINKKNVIYVRPVVAWNKDNFTVAAALESNVINNAYGYEDKDTGKFKNQSKRNGYGLTLGWDNLEQDPTNGVAVNWSTAYLDANNETDFTTGANVLWKRLQLGYIYAHNDIKSYALNSENDINNEIIFGPGKYDIHTLYTSYELPDILDIDNFKIYLGAYYSTIDGKDIDVKDSDKDRYGARARFKYFF from the coding sequence ATGAAAGTAAAACTATTAGTAACCTTAGTTAGTTTAGGGATGTTTCTTCCAATAATTACACAAGCTAATACAAAATCATTAACAATAGAACAACGATTAGAAATATTAGAACAACGAACTCTCGCCGCAGAAAAACGCGCTGAAATTGCAGAAAAAAAAGCAGAGCAATTAGAAAAGACTTTAATTACAAATCAAACTCAGGCACCCACAATCGCATCTCAACCAATTGCCACCACTAATAACACCCCCCAAAACATTATTGAAACAAATAGCCAATATGGAAAACTAAAACTTTATGGTGATGTTGAATTCAATACTGATATTGCAAGTAAAAAAGGGCAATTAACGTCACTGAATACACAATCAGGTAAAAATAAAGATTTCGGTGATTATGATAAATGGGATATTAATGGTCGGATCTTAATTGGGTTAGATGGTGAGCGTGTTTTAGCTAATAATAATTATGCTGGTTTCTCAGTTCAACCTTTGGCTAATATAGATGGCAAGGTTGGTTTAGATGACGCTGCATTTTATTTTGGAAAAAAAGATAATTGGCAAATTAAATTGGGGCGTTATGAAGCTTATGATATGTTCCCACTTAATCAAGATACTTTAATAGAATATTCTGGTAATACCGCTAATGATATTTATAGTGATGGATTTGGCTATATTTATATGATGAAAGAAGGTCGTGGAAGAACTGATAGCGGCGGTAGTATGATGTTTAATACTGCTTATGATAATTGGTATTTCGAAACCAATTTCTTAATTGAAGATGGTACGAGTATTTTCGATGATGGTGAATACCATGGCCGTAGCCAAATTAATAAAAAGAATGTTATCTATGTTCGCCCAGTTGTTGCATGGAATAAAGACAACTTTACAGTTGCCGCAGCATTAGAAAGTAATGTTATTAATAATGCTTATGGCTATGAAGATAAAGATACAGGTAAGTTTAAAAATCAGTCTAAACGTAATGGTTATGGCTTGACTTTAGGCTGGGATAATTTAGAGCAAGACCCAACTAATGGGGTTGCGGTGAATTGGAGTACAGCTTATTTAGATGCCAATAATGAAACTGATTTCACCACTGGTGCTAACGTATTATGGAAACGACTACAGTTAGGCTATATCTATGCGCATAACGATATTAAATCTTATGCCTTAAATTCTGAGAATGATATCAATAATGAAATTATCTTTGGACCAGGAAAATATGACATCCATACACTTTATACTTCTTATGAATTACCCGATATTCTCGATATAGATAATTTTAAAATCTATCTTGGTGCTTATTATTCCACGATTGATGGCAAAGATATTGATGTGAAAGATAGTGATAAAGATAGATATGGTGCAAGAGCTAGATTTAAATACTTCTTCTAA
- the cysH gene encoding phosphoadenosine phosphosulfate reductase, with amino-acid sequence MSQLELAELLELDKQQQVEYLSQINIQLENKSAIARIEWALEHLPAEFVLSSSFGIQAALTLHMVTQVIPDIPVILTDTGYLFPETYRFIEQLSERLNLNLKVYRSALTPAWQEAVYGQLWEQGIEGIEQYNQLNKVEPMNRALKELNAQSWFSGLRREQSGSRANLPVLGIGKGIFKVLPVIDWNNKQVYEYLTKHDLPYHPLWEQGYLSVGDTHTTRKWEPGMNEEDTRFFGLKRECGLHEG; translated from the coding sequence ATGAGCCAGCTTGAATTAGCAGAATTGCTGGAATTGGATAAACAGCAGCAGGTTGAATATTTATCTCAAATTAATATTCAGTTAGAAAATAAAAGTGCAATAGCGCGTATAGAGTGGGCGCTAGAGCATTTACCTGCTGAGTTTGTATTGTCATCTAGTTTTGGCATTCAAGCCGCTTTAACTTTGCATATGGTAACTCAGGTGATCCCAGATATTCCGGTAATTTTGACTGACACTGGTTATCTTTTTCCTGAAACATATCGTTTTATTGAACAATTATCAGAGCGGTTGAATTTAAATTTAAAGGTTTATCGTTCTGCTTTGACTCCAGCATGGCAAGAGGCAGTTTATGGCCAATTATGGGAACAAGGTATTGAAGGAATTGAGCAATACAACCAATTGAATAAAGTCGAACCAATGAATCGCGCGTTAAAAGAACTCAATGCACAAAGTTGGTTTTCCGGTTTACGCAGGGAACAATCAGGGAGCCGCGCAAATTTACCCGTACTCGGAATAGGTAAAGGTATTTTTAAAGTATTACCCGTTATTGATTGGAATAATAAACAAGTTTATGAATATCTAACAAAACATGATTTACCTTATCATCCATTGTGGGAGCAAGGTTACTTATCTGTGGGTGATACACATACAACTCGTAAATGGGAACCCGGAATGAATGAAGAAGATACGCGCTTTTTTGGCTTAAAAAGAGAGTGTGGGCTTCATGAAGGTTAA
- the cysI gene encoding assimilatory sulfite reductase (NADPH) hemoprotein subunit has translation MNDKKHGPLVVEGKLADSERMKYDSNYLRGTIKEDLKNGLTGGFEGDNFLLIRFHGMYQQDDRDIRAERTEQKLEPRHAMMLRCRLPGGIITPKQWLDIDRFASEHTLYGSVRLTNRQTFQFHGILKGDVKPAHQMLSHVGLDSLATANDVNRNVLCTSNPVQSELHQQAYEWAKKISEHLLPRTSAYAEIWLDKEKVVTTDEEPILGQTYLPRKFKTSVVIPPLNDVDLHANDMNFIAIAQDGKLIGFNVLVGGGLAMTHGDTATYPRLASEFGFIHLKDTLAIAEAIVTTQRDWGNRTERKNAKTKYTLERVGVEVFKREVERRSGITFEAIRPYEFTQRGDQIGWLKGIDDRWHLTLFIENGRLIDLPNKPLKSGVAEIARIHQGDFRLTANQNLIVAGVPETEKDHIEAIARAHGLMSEEVTPQRENSMACVSFPTCPLAMAEAERFLPEFINKVDSIMASHGVSDEHIVLRVTGCPNGCGRAMLAEVGLVGKALDRYNLYLGGNLIGTRIPRMYKENISSAQILSILDSLIGAWAKEREPQEGFGDYLIRTNVIKPVVNSAVDFYEVQEAV, from the coding sequence ATGAATGATAAAAAACACGGGCCTTTGGTCGTCGAGGGCAAACTGGCTGATAGTGAAAGAATGAAATATGACAGTAACTATCTTCGCGGCACAATTAAAGAAGACTTAAAAAATGGTCTGACGGGGGGTTTTGAAGGCGATAACTTTCTATTGATTCGTTTTCATGGCATGTATCAGCAAGATGATCGTGATATTCGGGCTGAACGTACAGAGCAGAAATTAGAACCTCGCCATGCCATGATGTTACGTTGCCGTTTACCCGGTGGTATTATTACACCTAAACAATGGTTAGATATTGATAGATTTGCTTCTGAGCACACATTATATGGCAGTGTACGTTTAACAAATCGTCAAACATTTCAATTTCATGGCATTTTAAAAGGTGATGTGAAGCCAGCGCATCAAATGCTGAGTCATGTTGGGCTTGATTCATTAGCAACTGCAAATGATGTAAACCGTAATGTATTATGTACCTCTAACCCGGTTCAATCAGAATTACATCAACAAGCTTATGAGTGGGCTAAAAAAATCTCAGAGCATCTTCTTCCTCGTACCAGTGCTTATGCTGAAATTTGGCTAGATAAAGAAAAAGTGGTAACAACAGATGAAGAACCAATATTAGGGCAAACATATCTGCCGAGAAAATTTAAAACGTCGGTCGTCATTCCGCCATTGAATGATGTCGACTTGCATGCCAATGATATGAATTTTATTGCCATCGCTCAGGATGGGAAATTAATTGGATTTAATGTGCTGGTGGGCGGCGGTCTTGCCATGACTCATGGTGATACAGCAACTTATCCGCGACTAGCCAGTGAATTCGGTTTTATTCATTTAAAAGACACTTTAGCCATTGCTGAAGCTATTGTGACAACACAACGCGACTGGGGAAACCGAACTGAGCGCAAAAATGCGAAAACAAAATACACACTTGAGCGTGTTGGTGTTGAGGTCTTTAAACGAGAAGTTGAGCGCCGTTCAGGGATCACTTTTGAAGCGATTCGTCCTTATGAATTTACCCAAAGAGGCGATCAAATTGGTTGGTTGAAAGGCATTGATGATCGCTGGCATCTCACTTTATTTATTGAAAATGGTCGTTTGATTGATTTACCAAATAAGCCATTAAAATCCGGCGTTGCTGAAATAGCGCGAATCCATCAAGGCGATTTTCGCTTAACGGCAAACCAAAATTTAATTGTGGCAGGTGTTCCTGAAACAGAAAAGGATCATATTGAAGCCATTGCGAGAGCACATGGATTAATGAGCGAGGAAGTCACGCCTCAACGTGAAAACTCAATGGCTTGTGTCTCTTTTCCTACATGTCCGCTAGCAATGGCGGAAGCTGAACGATTTTTGCCGGAATTTATCAATAAAGTTGATAGCATCATGGCATCACATGGCGTGAGTGATGAGCATATTGTATTGCGCGTAACAGGATGCCCGAATGGTTGTGGGCGAGCAATGTTGGCGGAGGTCGGGTTAGTCGGTAAAGCTCTTGATCGCTACAACTTGTATTTAGGTGGTAATCTTATTGGAACGCGAATTCCACGGATGTACAAAGAAAATATCAGCTCTGCTCAAATTTTATCTATTTTAGATTCTTTAATTGGGGCGTGGGCAAAAGAAAGAGAGCCGCAAGAAGGCTTTGGGGATTATCTCATTCGCACTAATGTTATCAAACCTGTGGTTAATTCGGCGGTTGATTTTTATGAGGTGCAGGAGGCAGTATGA
- the cysJ gene encoding NADPH-dependent assimilatory sulfite reductase flavoprotein subunit, whose product MTKKQAPISALPISTEQLSRLQTAVGDFSSHQLAWLSGYLWGKIDQSSVVDAPVSPAVPQDETITIISASQTGNARRLSEQLRDRLISEKLNVNLVNAGDYKFKQIAQEKVLVLVASTQGEGEPAEEAVALYKYLHSKKAPKLTDTSYAVFALGDSSYEKFCQAGKDFDAQLSQLGAKVLRERVDADVEYQEIAKAWVEELTQLLKARVPTQSNAQLIATQTGSIDEIHTSPYTKTAPLTASLLSNQKITGRGSLKDIRHIEIDLGDSGLRYQPGDALGVWFDNDPKLVDELINLLWLTGDEQVTVAEQTYLLREALTHHLELTQNTSIIVEKYAQLSKDDALLGLVSDKPAILHFAQNTPIVDMVRQAAAQPSAQEFVDILRPMTPRLYSIASSQAESEDEVHLTVGVVRYDIDGRARTGGASGFLADRLNEGDELRIFIEHNDNFRLPQDPTKPIIMIGPGTGIAPFRAFMQQRDNDNASGKNWLFFGNPHFVEDFLYQVEWQRYVKDGLLTNISLAWSRDQTQKVYVQDKLAEQGEEVWKWIEEGAHIYVCGDANHMARDVEQALLNIISQYGNMDSDSADEFLSEMRVERRYQRDVY is encoded by the coding sequence ATGACAAAAAAACAGGCGCCAATATCGGCACTGCCTATATCAACGGAGCAACTTTCTCGTTTACAGACTGCGGTTGGTGATTTTTCATCACATCAACTTGCTTGGCTATCGGGTTATTTATGGGGAAAGATAGACCAGAGTTCTGTGGTTGATGCGCCCGTTAGTCCTGCCGTACCTCAGGATGAAACCATTACCATTATTTCAGCTTCGCAAACGGGGAATGCGCGCCGCTTATCAGAGCAATTAAGAGATCGTTTAATTAGCGAAAAATTGAATGTTAATTTAGTTAATGCAGGTGATTATAAGTTTAAGCAAATTGCTCAAGAAAAAGTGCTGGTGCTGGTGGCATCAACTCAAGGAGAAGGTGAGCCTGCTGAAGAAGCAGTAGCGTTATACAAATATTTGCACTCTAAAAAAGCACCAAAATTAACGGACACTTCTTATGCTGTTTTTGCTTTAGGTGACTCTTCTTACGAAAAATTTTGCCAAGCAGGTAAAGATTTTGATGCACAGCTATCGCAATTAGGCGCTAAAGTGTTGCGTGAACGCGTTGATGCGGATGTCGAATATCAAGAGATTGCAAAAGCTTGGGTTGAAGAATTAACTCAGCTACTAAAAGCAAGAGTGCCAACGCAGAGCAATGCGCAATTAATTGCAACACAAACTGGAAGTATTGATGAAATTCACACTTCGCCTTATACAAAAACAGCCCCGTTAACGGCTTCGCTGTTAAGTAATCAAAAGATCACAGGGCGTGGATCACTCAAGGATATTCGCCATATTGAGATTGATCTTGGGGATTCTGGCTTACGTTACCAGCCGGGAGATGCGCTAGGTGTTTGGTTTGATAATGATCCTAAGCTTGTTGATGAATTAATTAATTTACTTTGGTTAACAGGGGATGAGCAAGTTACTGTTGCTGAACAGACTTATCTGCTACGTGAAGCTTTAACTCATCATCTTGAGTTAACACAAAATACATCAATCATTGTAGAAAAATATGCTCAACTTTCTAAAGATGATGCTTTGCTAGGGCTAGTGAGTGATAAACCTGCTATCTTACATTTTGCTCAAAATACTCCCATTGTTGACATGGTAAGACAGGCCGCTGCACAGCCATCTGCACAGGAATTTGTTGATATTCTTCGACCTATGACGCCAAGACTTTACTCAATCGCATCATCTCAAGCTGAATCTGAAGATGAGGTTCATCTCACCGTTGGTGTTGTTCGTTATGATATTGATGGGCGAGCGAGAACGGGTGGTGCATCAGGCTTTCTGGCTGATCGCCTAAATGAAGGCGATGAGCTACGTATTTTTATTGAACACAATGATAATTTTCGTCTTCCGCAAGATCCCACTAAGCCCATTATTATGATTGGTCCCGGAACAGGCATTGCGCCATTCCGCGCATTTATGCAGCAACGTGATAATGATAATGCATCAGGTAAAAACTGGTTATTTTTTGGTAACCCACATTTTGTTGAAGATTTCCTTTATCAAGTGGAGTGGCAGCGTTACGTCAAAGATGGATTACTGACCAACATTTCTTTAGCTTGGTCGCGTGATCAGACACAGAAAGTGTATGTGCAAGATAAATTAGCAGAGCAAGGCGAAGAAGTGTGGAAATGGATAGAAGAGGGCGCACATATTTATGTTTGTGGTGATGCGAATCATATGGCGCGAGATGTTGAGCAGGCTTTATTAAATATTATTAGTCAATATGGAAATATGGATAGTGATTCAGCGGATGAATTTTTAAGTGAGATGCGTGTTGAGCGACGTTATCAGAGGGATGTCTACTAA